In the Quadrisphaera sp. RL12-1S genome, one interval contains:
- a CDS encoding ABC transporter substrate-binding protein, giving the protein MRRALAAAVGVSALALVSACGGGSSADTGSGGSSGGDVTLEFSQWWEPELPAGELRGLMDDFEAKNPGIKVKLLSGPYASTKEQVTAGAASGTMSDVVGLDGAWVNEFHDQNALADLSGLMKDAGYDDSQLASQVKVDGSTYMIPVVNFAYMMFTNDDLLAQAGVAEPPSTRTEFAADAKAITAGGKASGWILPLSLDAPNGVQNDVMSWNWASGGSMLKDGKPDLTNADVTSTIDYVNELNKAGVLAPGTATLKEQDKVEEFTNGRVGMMIDSLAHINTIRKDAPNLKFTVSAIPAKDGYTGKRGVPYASWGIGVAENSKHKAQAFKLVEYLLSAETNGKLATAANAFPGNKTAVPDYVKNDASFKQAFDVWSAGTPANEFVGLPVAETLMRDLGEQLQLELQGSQDTATTLKNAQAAWMKEF; this is encoded by the coding sequence GTGACGCTCGAGTTCTCGCAGTGGTGGGAGCCGGAGCTGCCGGCCGGGGAGCTGCGAGGTCTCATGGACGACTTCGAGGCCAAGAACCCCGGCATCAAGGTCAAGCTGCTCTCGGGGCCCTACGCGTCCACCAAGGAGCAGGTCACCGCCGGCGCCGCCTCGGGGACCATGAGCGACGTCGTCGGGCTCGACGGGGCCTGGGTCAACGAGTTCCACGACCAGAACGCCCTGGCCGACCTGTCGGGGCTCATGAAGGACGCCGGCTACGACGACAGCCAGCTGGCGAGCCAGGTCAAGGTGGACGGGTCCACCTACATGATCCCCGTCGTGAACTTCGCCTACATGATGTTCACCAACGACGACCTGCTGGCACAGGCGGGCGTCGCCGAGCCGCCGAGCACCCGCACGGAGTTCGCGGCTGACGCCAAGGCCATCACGGCCGGCGGCAAGGCGAGCGGCTGGATCCTTCCACTCTCGCTCGACGCCCCCAACGGCGTGCAGAACGACGTCATGTCGTGGAACTGGGCGTCCGGCGGGTCGATGCTCAAGGACGGCAAGCCCGACCTCACCAACGCCGACGTGACCAGCACCATCGACTACGTCAACGAGCTCAACAAGGCGGGGGTGCTCGCCCCGGGCACCGCCACCCTCAAGGAGCAGGACAAGGTCGAGGAGTTCACCAACGGCCGCGTCGGCATGATGATCGACTCCCTGGCGCACATCAACACCATCCGCAAGGACGCGCCGAACCTGAAGTTCACCGTCTCGGCCATTCCCGCCAAGGACGGCTACACCGGCAAGCGCGGTGTGCCGTACGCCTCGTGGGGCATCGGCGTCGCTGAGAACAGCAAGCACAAGGCGCAGGCCTTCAAGCTGGTCGAGTACCTCCTCAGCGCCGAGACCAACGGCAAGCTCGCCACCGCTGCGAACGCCTTCCCCGGCAACAAGACCGCCGTCCCGGACTACGTCAAGAACGACGCATCCTTCAAGCAGGCGTTCGACGTCTGGAGCGCGGGCACCCCCGCCAACGAGTTCGTGGGGCTGCCGGTGGCGGAGACCCTCATGCGCGACCTCGGTGAGCAGCTGCAGCTCGAGCTGCAGGGCAGCCAGGACACGGCAACCACGCTCAAGAACGCGCAGGCGGCCTGGATGAAGGAGTTCTGA
- a CDS encoding carbohydrate ABC transporter permease, whose translation MATPTLPRALDPSGAASDPAAPPPGHAARAWRRRLTPYGFLSPTLVLLAVLMATPIAMVVWYSLFNRVITARRSTFIGFDNYAQVLTDPVFYTAVKNTAVFTGTSVVAHFAIGLAFALLLNTPLLSQRVRAVFRVFYILPWLFTIAITAVLWRMLLNPHGVVNYLLGTLGATDGRTEWLSSPHTALWAVTFINIWSGYPFFMVSLLAGLQGISADLYEAARVDGAGPVQRFFSVTLPQLQPIIVSMALLDVIWTTQQFALIWMTTGGGPVSATEVLSTYTYKLAFADFDFAVASAAAVVVFLLSMVLAVLYVRHQKARD comes from the coding sequence GTGGCAACCCCCACCCTGCCGAGGGCGCTGGACCCGTCCGGTGCTGCCTCGGACCCGGCCGCGCCCCCGCCCGGCCACGCCGCCCGTGCCTGGCGCCGCAGGCTGACGCCGTACGGCTTCCTGTCCCCAACGCTGGTGCTCCTGGCGGTCCTCATGGCCACCCCGATCGCCATGGTGGTCTGGTACTCGCTGTTCAACCGCGTCATCACCGCCCGCAGGTCGACCTTCATCGGCTTCGACAACTACGCCCAGGTCCTCACCGACCCGGTCTTCTACACCGCCGTCAAGAACACCGCAGTCTTCACAGGGACGAGCGTGGTGGCCCACTTCGCCATCGGGCTGGCCTTCGCGCTCCTGCTCAACACCCCGCTGCTCAGCCAGCGGGTGCGAGCGGTGTTCCGCGTCTTCTACATCCTCCCGTGGCTCTTCACCATCGCCATCACCGCGGTGCTGTGGCGCATGCTGCTGAACCCCCACGGCGTGGTGAACTACCTGCTGGGCACCCTCGGCGCGACGGACGGGCGCACGGAGTGGCTCAGCTCGCCGCACACCGCGCTGTGGGCGGTGACCTTCATCAACATCTGGTCCGGCTACCCGTTCTTCATGGTCTCGCTGCTCGCGGGCCTGCAGGGCATCTCGGCGGACCTCTACGAGGCCGCCCGCGTGGACGGCGCCGGACCCGTGCAGCGGTTCTTCAGCGTGACGCTGCCGCAGCTGCAGCCGATCATCGTCTCGATGGCCCTGCTGGACGTCATCTGGACCACCCAGCAGTTCGCGCTGATCTGGATGACCACCGGCGGTGGTCCCGTCTCGGCCACCGAGGTGCTCAGCACCTACACGTACAAGCTGGCCTTCGCAGACTTCGACTTCGCGGTGGCCTCGGCGGCCGCCGTCGTCGTCTTCCTCTTGTCGATGGTGCTGGCTGTCCTGTACGTCCGACACCAGAAGGCGAGGGACTGA
- a CDS encoding ketose-bisphosphate aldolase — translation MLINGTDLLSVANKNNFAVPAFNISDWNMAQGVFAISEEKKAPVIIAIHPDELSHTGDELMAAITQRAHRSSVPVTIHFDHGGTYEQIIHAIQAGFTSVMFDGSTLPFEENVRLTRQAVDAAHAVGVSVEGELGTIGKTDSEAEAGTAQIIYTDPEDAVSFVAQTGVDSLAIAIGTCHGIYPSWMKAELKLDLLTEIKGKVGVPLVLHGGSNNPDAEIGESVRLGVNKINISSDIKVAYHAKMREVLADGGLREPNSIQPPCIAAMKVTAAQKIDLFDAAGKASLY, via the coding sequence GTGCTCATCAACGGGACCGACCTGCTGTCCGTGGCCAACAAGAACAACTTCGCCGTGCCGGCGTTCAACATCTCTGACTGGAACATGGCCCAGGGCGTCTTCGCCATCAGCGAGGAGAAGAAGGCGCCGGTCATCATCGCCATCCACCCCGACGAGCTGTCGCACACCGGTGACGAGCTCATGGCTGCCATCACCCAGCGCGCGCACCGCTCCTCGGTGCCGGTGACCATCCACTTCGACCACGGTGGCACCTACGAGCAGATCATCCACGCCATCCAGGCCGGCTTCACCTCGGTGATGTTCGACGGCTCCACCCTGCCGTTCGAGGAGAACGTCCGCCTCACCAGGCAGGCGGTCGACGCCGCGCACGCAGTGGGTGTCTCCGTGGAGGGGGAGCTGGGGACCATCGGCAAGACGGACTCCGAGGCCGAGGCGGGCACCGCCCAGATCATCTACACCGACCCCGAGGATGCGGTGTCGTTCGTCGCCCAGACCGGCGTGGACAGCCTCGCCATCGCCATCGGGACCTGCCACGGCATCTACCCCTCGTGGATGAAGGCCGAGCTCAAGCTCGACCTCTTGACGGAGATCAAGGGGAAGGTCGGCGTGCCGCTGGTCCTTCACGGCGGGTCGAACAACCCCGATGCCGAGATCGGGGAGTCGGTGCGACTCGGAGTCAACAAGATCAACATCTCTAGTGACATCAAGGTCGCCTACCACGCCAAGATGCGCGAGGTGCTGGCCGACGGCGGGCTGCGTGAGCCCAACTCCATCCAGCCGCCGTGCATCGCTGCCATGAAGGTCACCGCGGCCCAGAAGATCGACCTCTTCGACGCCGCCGGCAAGGCCTCCCTGTACTGA
- a CDS encoding carbohydrate ABC transporter permease, whose protein sequence is MQKTALVVALLLGACFAALPVLWMLSTSFKANSEIFEFPPRLVTESFSFHAYATILTDPAKVRFFVNSYVVAGAVTVLTLFVSVLAAYAFSRYEFPGKRAVNVVIISVQAVPPITLLIPYFGLVVGLGLYNTYPGLILTYMVFTLPYAIIMMTGYFNTLPRELDEAVKVDGAGPLTALFKILVPISVPGLVSVGVYTFMIAWNEYLFALTLTRTPDMRTVPIGIQLLMGQHSYEWNEMMAMSVLGCVPVLVLFAFFQRYFMGGMTAGAVKV, encoded by the coding sequence CTGCAGAAGACCGCCTTGGTCGTGGCGCTGTTGCTGGGCGCCTGCTTCGCGGCGCTCCCGGTGCTGTGGATGCTGTCGACCTCGTTCAAGGCCAACAGTGAGATCTTCGAGTTCCCGCCGCGGCTGGTGACCGAGAGCTTCTCGTTCCACGCCTATGCGACCATTCTCACCGACCCCGCGAAGGTGCGGTTCTTCGTCAACAGCTACGTCGTGGCGGGCGCCGTCACGGTGCTCACGCTCTTCGTCTCGGTGCTCGCGGCCTACGCGTTCAGCCGCTACGAGTTCCCCGGGAAGCGCGCCGTCAACGTGGTCATCATCAGCGTGCAGGCGGTACCGCCGATAACCCTGCTCATCCCGTACTTCGGTCTGGTGGTCGGCCTCGGCCTCTACAACACCTACCCGGGGCTGATCTTGACCTACATGGTGTTCACGCTGCCCTACGCGATCATCATGATGACGGGCTACTTCAATACCCTCCCGCGCGAGCTGGACGAAGCTGTGAAGGTCGATGGCGCCGGGCCGCTGACCGCTCTCTTCAAGATCCTCGTGCCCATCTCGGTGCCCGGCCTCGTCTCGGTGGGCGTGTACACCTTCATGATCGCCTGGAACGAGTACCTGTTCGCGCTGACGCTCACCCGCACCCCCGACATGCGGACCGTGCCGATCGGCATCCAGCTGCTCATGGGACAGCACTCCTACGAGTGGAACGAAATGATGGCGATGAGCGTCCTCGGGTGCGTCCCTGTGCTCGTCCTCTTCGCCTTCTTCCAGCGCTACTTCATGGGCGGCATGACCGCCGGCGCCGTCAAGGTCTGA